In Chlamydiales bacterium, the following proteins share a genomic window:
- a CDS encoding 30S ribosomal protein S6 has product MTKQKKQLYEGMYILSATLSEEARQKALDKITSSILERKGEIHKIHDQGRHRLAYEINNRREGYYYLIYFSVATPSIKEMWREYHLNEDLIRFLTLRAEKVMETLEFKQIVQE; this is encoded by the coding sequence ATGACAAAACAAAAAAAGCAACTTTACGAGGGCATGTATATCTTGAGCGCCACTCTGAGCGAAGAAGCGCGCCAGAAAGCTCTCGATAAGATCACCTCCTCGATTTTAGAGAGAAAGGGAGAGATTCACAAGATCCACGACCAGGGAAGACACAGACTGGCTTACGAGATCAATAATCGTCGTGAAGGCTACTACTACCTCATCTATTTTTCTGTAGCAACTCCTTCGATTAAAGAGATGTGGAGAGAGTATCACCTTAACGAGGATCTAATCCGATTCCTCACACTCAGAGCTGAGAAGGTGATGGAAACGCTCGAATTTAAACAAATAGTTCAAGAGTGA
- a CDS encoding aminoacyl-tRNA hydrolase, whose product MAPKCLIVGLGNPGKAYEETRHNVGFQVLRAYAEKKGLVFRSTTGFIGELAQGRLYDKKTVLLLPLTYMNSSGEAVSICCHYFEVAKENVLVVCDDIALPFGALRLKPKGSSGGHNGLKSIEQHLSTQEFPRLRVGIGEKGGGTLSEHVLGRFTPEERRDLPQIVERAADAVDMWLSSGIESSMRVFNKDKIEEIGE is encoded by the coding sequence ATGGCTCCGAAGTGTTTGATCGTCGGGTTAGGGAACCCGGGCAAGGCTTACGAGGAGACGCGACATAACGTAGGTTTTCAGGTTCTGAGAGCCTACGCTGAAAAGAAGGGTCTTGTTTTTCGCTCTACGACCGGTTTTATCGGAGAGCTAGCCCAAGGCCGCCTTTACGATAAGAAGACGGTGCTTCTGCTTCCTCTGACCTACATGAATAGTAGCGGAGAGGCGGTCAGCATCTGCTGCCACTACTTCGAGGTAGCAAAAGAGAATGTGCTTGTTGTCTGTGATGATATCGCTCTCCCATTTGGCGCTCTGCGCCTGAAACCGAAGGGAAGCAGCGGAGGCCATAACGGCCTTAAGAGTATCGAGCAGCATCTAAGTACCCAAGAGTTTCCACGTCTTAGAGTGGGAATCGGGGAGAAGGGAGGAGGAACTCTTAGCGAGCATGTTCTCGGAAGGTTTACTCCCGAAGAGAGAAGAGATCTACCACAGATTGTGGAGAGAGCAGCGGATGCAGTAGACATGTGGCTCTCTTCGGGAATTGAGAGCTCAATGCGGGTTTTCAACAAGGATAAGATAGAAGAAATTGGAGAATGA
- a CDS encoding 30S ribosomal protein S18, with protein MSSTFNKKPAFQKKAVPEGPFVRRRKQCPFTAAGIKHIDYKDIDTLIQFVTERGKIIPRRITGVSSYHQRQLAQAIKRARHMALLPFVGND; from the coding sequence ATGAGTTCAACATTTAATAAAAAGCCTGCCTTCCAGAAAAAAGCGGTTCCTGAAGGTCCTTTCGTAAGAAGGCGCAAACAGTGCCCTTTTACTGCTGCAGGTATTAAGCATATCGACTACAAAGACATCGACACACTCATACAGTTTGTCACTGAAAGAGGAAAGATCATCCCTCGTCGTATTACAGGGGTCTCTTCTTACCACCAGAGACAACTTGCGCAAGCGATTAAAAGAGCAAGGCACATGGCCCTGCTGCCTTTTGTCGGCAATGATTAA
- a CDS encoding 50S ribosomal protein L9 gives MARQYQLLLIDDVDDLGRSGEVVKVRPGYARNFLLPKKRGVIADKNTLRMQARLKEERAQRAIVDKKEAEDLSTRLNGMELTILVKIDPEGHMYGSVSAFDIIELFAKEGITLEKRNIVLLQPIKELGVHNLTLRLKEGVSAAFILKVESETPLPQRQA, from the coding sequence ATGGCAAGACAGTACCAGTTACTACTTATCGATGACGTGGATGATCTTGGACGCAGTGGCGAGGTTGTAAAAGTAAGACCTGGCTACGCGCGCAATTTCCTTCTTCCTAAGAAGAGAGGAGTGATCGCCGATAAAAATACTCTGCGCATGCAGGCTCGTCTGAAAGAAGAGCGCGCTCAGCGTGCAATCGTGGACAAGAAAGAAGCAGAAGATCTCTCTACACGCTTGAACGGAATGGAGCTGACAATTCTGGTGAAGATCGATCCAGAAGGTCACATGTACGGCTCAGTTTCAGCGTTTGATATCATTGAGCTTTTTGCAAAAGAGGGTATTACCCTTGAGAAGCGCAACATCGTGCTCCTCCAGCCAATTAAAGAGCTTGGAGTGCACAATTTGACTCTTCGTTTGAAAGAGGGTGTTAGCGCGGCGTTCATACTTAAAGTTGAAAGTGAAACTCCACTTCCACAGAGACAGGCGTAG